In the Nicotiana tabacum cultivar K326 chromosome 16, ASM71507v2, whole genome shotgun sequence genome, one interval contains:
- the LOC107814011 gene encoding uncharacterized protein LOC107814011: MEQTPKKSACKKGKVENTKFGPEDKLIFYGPGEKARFESFKSTSMAYGCSYMLESVRDISSSAACVPYGLLISHILEVKKVDLAPFIPKHISSTYDKTTFSMMGYTLGNDGWVKRTKVESITVPVEVQTEQPASQSTTSQYLQQMQKYLDEVKQLVVEMKEQVDKIREVTKETGIDVAKIRIDIGATRRQGTRTFNSITERWISLSKMSRIHMTPSAPK; this comes from the exons ATGGAGCAAACCCCCAAAAAGTCTGCATGCAAGAAAGGAAAGGTAGAGAACACTAAATTTGGACCTGAGGATAAGTTAATCTTTTATGGCCCGGGTGAAAAAGCAAGGTTTGAGTCCTTCAAGTCAACATCTATGGCTTATGGATGCTCT TACATGCTTGAAAGTGTTAGGGACATATCTTCCTCCGCTGCTTGTGTACCATATGGTCTACTCATCTCACACATTCTCGAAGTTAAGAAGGTAGACTTGGCACCCTTTATACCCAAGCATATTTCCAGCACTTATGATAAGACAACCTTTTCAATGATGGGGTACACCTTGGGTAATGATGGATGGGTTAAGCGCACCAAAGTTGAAAGTATTACAGTGCCAGTTGAAGTTCAAACTGAACAACCAGCATCTCAGTCGACTACCTCTCAATATCTTCAGCAGATGCAAAAATATTTAGATGAGGTAAAACAGCTAGTAGTTGAGATGAAGGAACAAGTAGATAAGATCAGAGAAGTCACTAAGGAGACAGGTATAGATGTGGCTAAGATCAGAATAGATATAGGAGCTACGCGGAGACAAGGAACCAGGACATTTAATTCTATAACTGAAAGATGGATAAGCTTGTCAAAGATGTCGAGAATTCATATGACTCCTTCTGCACCAAAGTGA